In Dyadobacter subterraneus, a single genomic region encodes these proteins:
- a CDS encoding cupin domain-containing protein: MDQKGKQFIADSDIAWEDLGGGVKRKIMSYDENVMMVKVAFETGGIGSLHNHVHRQISYVDSGIFEITIEENKKILKQGDAFFIPPNLVHGALCIEKGTLIDIFTPFREDFISK; encoded by the coding sequence ATGGACCAAAAAGGAAAACAATTTATTGCCGATTCTGATATAGCATGGGAAGATTTAGGCGGCGGCGTTAAACGAAAAATAATGTCCTACGATGAAAATGTAATGATGGTAAAAGTTGCATTTGAAACCGGCGGAATAGGTTCGTTACATAATCACGTTCACAGACAAATCAGCTATGTAGACAGCGGCATATTTGAAATCACAATTGAAGAAAATAAGAAAATACTAAAACAGGGAGATGCATTTTTCATCCCTCCCAATCTTGTCCACGGCGCTTTATGCATTGAAAAAGGAACATTAATAGACATTTTCACACCGTTCCGTGAAGATTTCATATCGAAATAA
- a CDS encoding ABC transporter permease codes for MQFPSFIAKRIRNNEAGSFSATVSRIGVASIAIGVAVGIISFAVLIGFKKTIQEKVFLFGAHINITAFAQGNTYEEGAMNVKNPVSDALKTMPEISHWQAVAHKSGILKTPDEIKGVVLKGVGKDYDWSLFKRSLIEGRLIGSKDSSSIKYGYSSEILISRKIASQLRLKPGDDVIMYSLQDPPRPRKLTVTGIYDTQMEEFDDRLVIGDLRLVQRLNGWGADSIGTYEIYLKDFKQLDQVALQLKRILPPAVYLQKVTDTFRQLFDWLYLLDKNTAVFLTLILFVACFNMISILLVMIMERTPLIGLLKTLGSPNKQIRMVFLRVGLYMVRQGLLIGNIAGLSFCWLQHHYKIIPLDPVNYNMDTVPIDFDWPTFVLINVTTIIVSALILMIPTLIITRIQPIKALLFKK; via the coding sequence TTGCAATTTCCTTCCTTTATCGCCAAACGCATCCGGAACAATGAAGCCGGTTCATTTTCAGCAACGGTTTCACGTATTGGCGTGGCCAGTATTGCGATTGGCGTCGCAGTCGGGATAATATCTTTTGCAGTTTTAATCGGTTTTAAGAAAACAATTCAGGAAAAGGTTTTCCTCTTTGGCGCTCATATCAACATCACAGCTTTCGCGCAGGGAAATACCTATGAAGAAGGCGCGATGAATGTAAAAAATCCCGTTTCTGACGCTTTAAAGACAATGCCGGAAATAAGTCACTGGCAAGCCGTAGCGCATAAATCCGGAATTTTAAAAACGCCTGATGAAATAAAAGGTGTTGTATTGAAAGGAGTAGGAAAAGATTACGACTGGAGTCTTTTCAAACGTTCATTAATAGAAGGAAGATTGATCGGCTCAAAAGATTCTTCTTCAATCAAATATGGTTATTCTTCTGAAATTTTGATCAGTCGGAAAATTGCTTCACAGCTTAGGTTAAAACCTGGGGATGACGTAATTATGTATTCTTTGCAGGATCCGCCGAGGCCAAGAAAACTCACCGTTACCGGAATTTATGATACCCAAATGGAGGAATTTGATGATCGTCTGGTTATTGGTGATCTCAGACTTGTGCAGCGGCTAAATGGCTGGGGTGCAGATTCCATTGGGACTTATGAGATTTATTTAAAAGATTTCAAACAACTGGATCAGGTCGCGCTTCAATTAAAAAGAATTCTTCCTCCGGCCGTTTATCTTCAAAAAGTTACGGACACATTTCGTCAGTTATTTGACTGGCTTTATTTGCTGGATAAAAACACAGCCGTTTTCCTAACCCTGATTTTGTTTGTAGCCTGCTTCAATATGATCTCCATTTTATTGGTAATGATCATGGAAAGGACACCCTTAATCGGGCTTTTGAAAACACTCGGTAGTCCCAATAAACAAATCCGAATGGTATTTTTACGCGTAGGTTTGTATATGGTCAGACAAGGATTATTGATCGGAAATATTGCGGGATTATCTTTCTGCTGGCTGCAGCACCATTATAAAATCATTCCGCTGGATCCTGTAAATTATAATATGGATACGGTCCCAATAGATTTTGACTGGCCAACTTTTGTGTTGATCAACGTGACCACAATCATCGTTTCCGCACTCATACTGATGATTCCAACACTGATCATCACAAGAATCCAGCCCATAAAAGCATTATTATTTAAGAAATAA
- a CDS encoding glycoside hydrolase family 31 protein, whose product MKRKFLRLSFFVIYLSFSSHSQSVNWREIYPGVWKGVVGKPDVYNLLNAADVQPSPALQKLQKAAFPLNNTDISVEVKNGKTYLRFPLQRNEQLYGFGLNFQTIHQRGRIMQLHVDHYGKSDNGRTHAPTPFYISSLGYGVFVNSSKYIDVYAGSSVRKDSKNPPEVQDRNTDDSWSAHPYSDAVEMLVPAEGIEMYVFAGPKPVNVIERFNLLSGGGCLPPRWGLGFTQRVNRLYTDAQVKAEAKAFSDKGFPLDFIGLEPGWQSKSYPCTFEWDKTRFPNPEKVVKEMDEVGVKINLWTNPYVSPDAEIYSAIKPFTGSHTVWNGIVPDLSMPEARKILFDQFEKEHVKIGVSGYKIDEVDGYDSYVWPDVATFPSRHTSEQMRQTYGLLVQKYSYEMFRKNNRRTYSLVRGSNAGGSSFPYVIYNDNYSHEEFITALINSGYAGVLWTPEVRASKTSEEWLRRFQTVCFSPMAMINAWASSTQPWTFPEVAEQVKEVAQLRMRMMPYWYSTFAKYHYEGTPPFRGMSLEDGFGSDLTKEKTATNLEENPYEEATSREVKDQYMAGEYLLVAPMFTGQTSRKVILPKGKWYDFYNGNFVGDGQVITITPGLAKIPVFVKEGGIIPLMPPLLHAPKAGEKVDLEIRVYGKKPAVSRLYDDDGETFAYEKDQYSWRDLIVEEKNGVLKGRISEAENGKPNNFGRVKWHFITKSIK is encoded by the coding sequence ATGAAACGTAAATTTCTACGACTCTCGTTTTTCGTTATTTATCTTTCATTTTCAAGCCATTCCCAATCTGTAAACTGGCGGGAAATTTATCCGGGTGTCTGGAAGGGTGTTGTGGGTAAACCCGATGTTTATAACTTATTAAATGCTGCGGATGTTCAGCCATCGCCTGCATTGCAAAAACTTCAAAAAGCAGCTTTTCCACTTAATAATACGGATATATCGGTTGAAGTAAAAAATGGAAAAACCTATTTGCGTTTTCCTCTGCAACGAAATGAACAGTTATATGGCTTCGGCCTGAATTTCCAGACGATTCATCAGCGAGGCAGAATTATGCAGCTTCATGTTGATCATTATGGAAAGTCGGATAACGGGCGAACCCATGCTCCCACCCCATTTTACATTTCCTCGCTGGGTTATGGCGTTTTCGTTAATTCTTCAAAATATATTGATGTTTACGCAGGTTCCTCAGTCAGAAAAGACAGCAAAAATCCTCCGGAAGTACAAGACCGAAATACTGATGACAGTTGGAGTGCGCATCCATATTCTGATGCCGTGGAAATGCTGGTTCCGGCGGAAGGTATTGAAATGTATGTATTCGCAGGTCCAAAACCGGTTAATGTCATTGAGCGGTTTAATTTGCTGAGCGGAGGAGGTTGTCTGCCTCCAAGATGGGGTTTAGGATTTACCCAACGCGTAAACCGTTTGTATACCGACGCTCAGGTAAAAGCCGAAGCCAAGGCATTTTCTGACAAAGGTTTCCCGCTGGATTTTATCGGGCTGGAACCGGGCTGGCAAAGCAAATCTTATCCCTGCACATTTGAATGGGATAAAACTCGTTTTCCAAATCCTGAGAAAGTTGTAAAAGAAATGGATGAAGTCGGTGTAAAAATCAATTTGTGGACAAATCCATACGTTTCGCCGGATGCTGAAATTTATTCCGCCATAAAACCTTTTACAGGTTCTCATACAGTCTGGAATGGTATCGTGCCAGATCTTTCAATGCCCGAAGCCAGAAAAATTTTATTTGACCAGTTTGAAAAAGAACATGTGAAAATTGGCGTGAGCGGGTATAAAATTGATGAAGTCGATGGCTATGATTCTTATGTCTGGCCAGATGTTGCTACTTTTCCATCCAGACATACTTCTGAACAAATGCGACAGACTTATGGCTTGCTGGTTCAGAAATATTCCTATGAAATGTTCAGGAAAAATAACCGACGGACTTATAGTTTAGTCCGTGGCTCAAATGCAGGCGGTTCTTCGTTCCCATATGTGATTTACAACGACAATTATAGTCACGAAGAATTTATCACTGCATTGATCAACAGTGGTTATGCAGGGGTACTTTGGACGCCGGAGGTACGTGCATCAAAAACGAGTGAAGAATGGCTGAGAAGATTTCAAACCGTTTGTTTTTCGCCCATGGCGATGATCAATGCGTGGGCAAGCAGTACGCAGCCCTGGACTTTCCCGGAAGTAGCGGAACAGGTGAAAGAAGTTGCGCAATTACGGATGCGGATGATGCCTTACTGGTATTCTACTTTTGCAAAATATCATTATGAAGGAACGCCGCCTTTCCGTGGAATGAGCCTGGAAGATGGATTTGGCAGCGATTTGACAAAAGAAAAAACCGCAACAAATCTGGAAGAAAATCCATACGAAGAAGCAACTTCCAGAGAAGTAAAAGATCAGTATATGGCCGGGGAATACTTGCTGGTCGCTCCGATGTTTACCGGGCAAACTTCAAGAAAAGTAATTTTACCAAAAGGAAAATGGTACGATTTCTATAACGGAAATTTTGTTGGCGACGGTCAGGTTATTACCATCACACCCGGACTTGCCAAGATTCCAGTTTTTGTAAAAGAAGGAGGAATTATTCCTTTAATGCCGCCGCTGTTACATGCGCCAAAAGCAGGAGAAAAAGTTGATCTGGAAATTCGGGTTTATGGTAAAAAACCTGCTGTTTCAAGATTATATGATGATGATGGTGAAACTTTCGCTTATGAAAAAGATCAGTATTCGTGGCGGGATTTGATTGTTGAAGAAAAAAACGGCGTTTTGAAAGGGCGTATTTCTGAGGCTGAAAACGGAAAACCTAATAATTTCGGAAGGGTGAAATGGCACTTCATTACCAAATCAATTAAATGA
- a CDS encoding redoxin domain-containing protein, whose product MYYEIEDELGNISTIQLKERELDERVEELKTGDFAPIFYLKSADGVQVTSVSGFSVADDSKSLMELIAYNPLVLSFYCPCWGSYAPKHLAALQELAPKIEAFGGQLLVLTNESPKEISRISKKLNLDFTIIHDKDFNVARSYGVYSETSPIWDRIAGISEEVFTPSLFVIGKDRKVSYVFVDENFDGTPDRKELLKSVYNWKEKK is encoded by the coding sequence ATGTATTACGAAATCGAAGATGAGCTGGGTAATATTTCTACCATTCAGCTAAAAGAAAGAGAATTGGATGAGCGTGTGGAGGAACTGAAAACTGGTGATTTTGCTCCTATTTTCTATCTTAAATCGGCAGACGGCGTTCAGGTTACTTCCGTTTCAGGATTTTCTGTTGCCGATGATTCCAAATCATTAATGGAACTGATTGCTTACAATCCATTGGTTTTGAGTTTCTATTGTCCATGCTGGGGAAGTTACGCGCCGAAGCATTTGGCAGCGTTGCAGGAACTTGCACCGAAGATTGAAGCATTTGGTGGACAGCTTTTAGTATTAACCAATGAGTCTCCCAAAGAAATTTCAAGGATTTCCAAAAAATTGAATCTCGACTTTACGATTATTCACGATAAGGATTTTAACGTAGCAAGATCGTACGGAGTATATTCAGAAACTTCGCCAATCTGGGATCGTATCGCAGGAATCTCAGAAGAAGTTTTTACGCCTTCTTTGTTTGTGATCGGAAAAGATAGAAAAGTATCTTACGTTTTTGTTGATGAAAATTTTGACGGAACACCTGATCGTAAAGAATTACTGAAATCCGTTTATAACTGGAAAGAGAAAAAATAA
- a CDS encoding methionine aminotransferase, which translates to MPSAKSAIQSKLPKVGTTIFTRMSRLAEDHKAINLAQGFPEFDCSPELQKLVDKYIDQGKNQYAPMAGVMGLREAISQKVFAATKTEYHPESEITITSGATEALYVAISTVVNPGDEVIVFEPAYDSYVPAIEMNGGIPVFVTLDPQYEYIDWEIVKSKVTNKTRAIIINTPHNPTGKVWTEFDLKQLDFLADKNNLFVISDEVYEHIIFDDLKHVSAASIPSLASRTFLCGSFGKTFHVTGWKVGYCLAPKEFTAEFRKIHQFMVFSVITPFQFAIAEFLRQPEHYQTLSAFYERKRNIFNEAIKDIGFILKPSEGSFFQNVSYKNLSEENDLVLAERLTKEAGVASIPLSAFYGEETNFRVLRFCFAKNDDTLLRAAELLNKVIW; encoded by the coding sequence ATGCCTTCTGCTAAATCAGCAATTCAGTCAAAATTACCCAAAGTCGGCACTACCATTTTTACCCGCATGTCCAGACTTGCCGAAGATCATAAGGCAATAAATCTGGCACAGGGTTTTCCTGAATTTGATTGTTCACCGGAATTGCAAAAACTGGTTGATAAATATATTGATCAGGGGAAAAATCAGTATGCACCGATGGCTGGTGTGATGGGATTAAGGGAAGCGATTTCACAAAAAGTTTTTGCCGCAACAAAAACCGAATATCATCCGGAATCAGAAATTACCATAACAAGCGGTGCAACAGAAGCGCTTTATGTGGCTATTTCGACGGTTGTAAATCCGGGAGACGAGGTGATTGTTTTTGAACCGGCATACGACAGTTACGTTCCGGCGATTGAAATGAATGGCGGAATCCCGGTTTTCGTAACGCTTGACCCGCAATATGAATACATCGATTGGGAAATTGTAAAATCAAAAGTGACGAATAAAACCAGGGCTATCATTATAAACACACCGCATAATCCAACTGGGAAAGTCTGGACGGAATTCGATTTAAAACAACTGGATTTCCTGGCTGATAAAAATAATCTTTTTGTGATCAGCGATGAGGTTTATGAGCATATCATTTTTGATGATTTAAAACATGTTTCTGCTGCTTCAATTCCTTCCTTAGCGTCCAGAACATTTTTATGTGGCTCTTTTGGAAAAACATTCCATGTTACCGGCTGGAAAGTTGGCTATTGTCTGGCACCCAAAGAATTTACGGCTGAGTTTCGGAAAATACACCAGTTTATGGTTTTCAGTGTGATCACGCCTTTTCAATTTGCTATCGCAGAATTCCTGAGACAACCGGAGCATTATCAAACGCTTTCCGCGTTTTATGAAAGGAAAAGAAATATTTTTAACGAGGCGATAAAGGATATTGGATTTATTTTGAAACCGTCGGAAGGGAGCTTTTTTCAAAATGTATCTTATAAAAACCTGTCGGAGGAAAATGACCTGGTTTTGGCTGAAAGATTGACAAAAGAAGCAGGTGTTGCATCCATTCCACTATCCGCATTTTATGGTGAAGAAACGAATTTCCGTGTATTAAGATTTTGCTTCGCCAAAAACGACGACACGCTTCTGAGAGCTGCTGAGTTATTGAATAAAGTAATCTGGTGA
- the kduD gene encoding 2-dehydro-3-deoxy-D-gluconate 5-dehydrogenase KduD — MNSTNLFDLTGKTALVTGCNRGIGKAMAEALAEAGADIIGVSSSLPATESEIQKSITEIGRKFYPYQVDLGDRESLYSFIKKVKEEHQTIDILVNNAGIILRQPAAEHSDEYWDQVLNINLDAPFILSREFGKEMVTRGYGKIIFTASLLTFQGGINVPGYTASKSAIGGLVKALANEWAGKGVNVNAIAPGYINTDNTEALRNDPVRSKSILDRIPAGRWGLPEDFKGPVLFLASDASNYVNGTTLTVDGGWMGR, encoded by the coding sequence ATGAATAGTACAAATTTATTCGACCTGACCGGAAAAACTGCGCTGGTAACAGGTTGCAACCGGGGAATAGGTAAAGCAATGGCCGAAGCTCTGGCAGAGGCAGGCGCAGATATTATAGGCGTTTCGTCCTCCCTTCCCGCTACTGAAAGTGAAATTCAAAAATCCATTACAGAAATAGGACGGAAATTTTACCCGTATCAGGTTGATTTGGGGGATCGTGAAAGTCTGTATTCTTTTATCAAAAAAGTAAAAGAAGAACATCAAACGATTGATATTCTGGTGAATAATGCCGGCATCATTTTACGCCAACCGGCTGCCGAACATTCAGATGAATACTGGGACCAGGTTTTAAACATTAATCTGGACGCTCCGTTTATCCTTTCGCGTGAATTTGGTAAGGAAATGGTCACCAGAGGTTATGGTAAAATTATTTTCACCGCTTCATTATTGACTTTTCAGGGTGGTATTAATGTTCCCGGATACACGGCGTCTAAAAGTGCCATAGGTGGTTTGGTAAAGGCGCTGGCCAATGAATGGGCTGGAAAAGGTGTTAATGTAAATGCCATTGCTCCGGGTTACATCAATACTGATAATACCGAAGCGCTTAGAAATGACCCGGTCAGAAGTAAATCCATTCTCGACAGAATTCCTGCCGGAAGATGGGGTTTGCCGGAAGATTTTAAAGGCCCGGTTTTATTCCTTGCTTCGGATGCTTCCAATTATGTTAATGGAACCACTTTGACGGTGGATGGTGGATGGATGGGGAGGTAA
- a CDS encoding NUDIX hydrolase: MNGSSAICLPVENSLFNFRVAGVAMHNGKLLLHKTPTDNFWSLPGGRVDLFEFSRETLLREMLEEIGKTVSVGNLLWVVENFFEYNNIKHHEIGFYYQMEISDLENQDDFIVTEDETELLFHWEEIDKINPGSIYPEFITKDLLLNTSSIQHITQNFKNLNVI; this comes from the coding sequence ATGAACGGTTCTTCTGCGATTTGTCTGCCGGTTGAAAATTCACTTTTTAACTTCCGGGTAGCTGGTGTTGCTATGCATAACGGAAAATTACTTCTGCACAAAACGCCAACTGATAATTTCTGGAGCCTTCCGGGCGGGCGGGTTGATCTGTTTGAATTTTCCAGAGAAACGCTTTTACGTGAAATGCTGGAAGAAATTGGCAAAACGGTTAGCGTTGGTAATCTTCTCTGGGTGGTTGAGAACTTCTTCGAATACAACAATATCAAACATCATGAAATCGGGTTTTATTACCAAATGGAGATTTCTGATCTTGAAAACCAGGATGATTTTATTGTGACAGAAGATGAAACAGAGCTGTTATTTCATTGGGAAGAAATTGATAAAATAAATCCCGGAAGCATATATCCGGAATTTATTACCAAAGATTTACTCCTCAATACTTCGTCAATTCAGCATATCACCCAAAATTTTAAAAATCTGAATGTCATTTAA
- the kduI gene encoding 5-dehydro-4-deoxy-D-glucuronate isomerase: MEIRFESSRKEVSQMNTETLRENFLIENIFENDKISWVYSHYDRVMIGSAIPATSPLTLETFDSLKSNYFLERREIGIINIGGDGKVTADGEEIAISKMGCIYVGKGTEKVVFSSDDSANPAAFYLLSSPAHHTYPTRLFTKEDATPVTIGSPETSNHRTIYKYIHLDGIQSCQLVMGLTVLKTGSVWNTMPSHVHDRRMEAYLYFDVPANQRVLHLMGEPSETRHLWISDRQAIISPPWSIHSGCGTSNYSFIWGMAGENKDYTDMDAVAISDLK, translated from the coding sequence ATGGAAATCAGATTTGAGAGTAGCCGTAAAGAAGTTTCCCAGATGAATACTGAAACTTTGCGTGAGAATTTTTTAATTGAAAATATTTTTGAAAATGATAAAATCAGCTGGGTTTATTCGCACTATGATCGTGTAATGATCGGCAGTGCAATTCCGGCAACTTCTCCTCTGACTTTGGAAACTTTTGATTCGCTGAAAAGTAATTACTTTTTAGAGAGACGGGAAATTGGTATCATCAATATTGGTGGAGACGGAAAAGTTACGGCGGATGGAGAAGAAATTGCGATCAGTAAAATGGGTTGTATTTATGTTGGAAAAGGTACTGAGAAAGTGGTTTTTTCTAGTGACGACAGTGCCAATCCGGCAGCATTTTATTTATTATCTTCCCCTGCACATCATACTTATCCAACCCGTTTATTTACCAAAGAAGATGCAACGCCTGTAACAATTGGAAGTCCTGAAACTTCCAATCACAGAACGATTTATAAATATATTCACCTGGACGGAATTCAAAGTTGTCAGCTTGTAATGGGTCTTACTGTTTTAAAAACAGGAAGCGTTTGGAATACTATGCCGTCGCATGTACATGACAGACGAATGGAAGCCTATTTATATTTTGACGTTCCTGCAAACCAGCGCGTTTTACACTTAATGGGAGAACCTTCGGAAACCCGTCATTTATGGATTTCTGACCGCCAGGCAATCATTTCTCCACCTTGGTCGATACATTCGGGATGTGGAACTTCAAATTATTCTTTCATCTGGGGCATGGCCGGAGAAAATAAAGATTATACCGATATGGACGCAGTCGCGATCAGCGATTTGAAATAA
- a CDS encoding LacI family DNA-binding transcriptional regulator, giving the protein METITIKDIARALNLSTSTVSRALRNSYEINTETKKLVLEYAEKMNYRPNPIALSLRDSKSKSIGVILPEIANNFFSQLINGIESIAYNMGYHVVIFQSHESYEREVANTNYLVSRKVDGLLVSLSSLTTDISHFEELLDKGLPIVFFDRVPKKVDTHKIVADNFGGSYQATEHLIKTGKRKIAHITSPIYLSITMERLAGYRKALEDHGIPFDESYVKYCHHGGMVVSENETAVQELLDMEEVPDAIFTASDRITTGCLSVLHRKHIRIPEEIAIVGFTNIGVAELLNPPLTAVVQPAMDMGNQATELLIKLIEHPKKPTIFESRSLKTSLMIRESTAGKTVNVS; this is encoded by the coding sequence TTGGAAACGATTACCATAAAAGATATTGCCCGGGCCTTAAATTTATCCACTTCCACGGTTTCCCGTGCGTTGCGGAATAGTTATGAGATCAATACTGAAACCAAGAAACTCGTTTTGGAATATGCCGAGAAAATGAATTACCGGCCTAATCCGATTGCGTTGAGTTTACGGGACAGTAAGAGCAAATCCATCGGTGTAATTTTACCTGAAATCGCCAATAATTTTTTCTCTCAGCTTATTAATGGCATTGAATCCATCGCTTACAATATGGGCTACCATGTTGTGATTTTTCAAAGTCATGAATCTTACGAGCGGGAGGTTGCCAACACCAATTATCTTGTTTCGAGAAAAGTGGATGGTTTGCTCGTATCCTTATCGAGCCTTACAACGGATATATCGCATTTTGAGGAATTGCTCGATAAAGGACTTCCAATTGTTTTCTTCGACCGTGTTCCCAAAAAAGTTGATACACATAAAATCGTTGCGGATAATTTTGGTGGAAGTTATCAGGCCACAGAGCATTTGATCAAAACGGGGAAAAGAAAGATTGCGCATATTACCAGCCCGATCTATTTGTCGATCACAATGGAACGACTTGCAGGCTATCGAAAAGCTTTGGAAGATCATGGTATTCCATTTGATGAATCTTATGTAAAATATTGTCACCACGGCGGTATGGTTGTGAGTGAAAATGAAACTGCTGTGCAGGAATTACTGGATATGGAGGAAGTTCCGGATGCTATTTTCACAGCCAGCGACAGAATCACAACGGGTTGTCTTTCTGTTTTACACCGAAAACATATCCGCATTCCCGAAGAAATTGCCATTGTTGGGTTTACCAATATTGGTGTTGCTGAATTACTAAATCCGCCATTAACAGCAGTCGTTCAACCTGCCATGGATATGGGAAACCAGGCGACTGAACTTTTGATCAAACTGATTGAACATCCTAAAAAACCTACTATTTTTGAAAGCAGATCATTAAAAACTTCTTTGATGATCCGGGAGTCTACTGCCGGTAAAACTGTAAATGTTTCCTAG
- a CDS encoding cupin domain-containing protein, producing the protein MKYISQILKISFFCSILFVSATHTFAQNTQAKAANGKQFIVDADIPWQDLGGGLKRKIMSYDETMMMVKIDFQKGGIGTPHKHVHTQMSYVVSGVFEVTIGDKKQVLKQGDGYYIPSNIMHGAVCLEPGVLIDMFTPMREDFVK; encoded by the coding sequence ATGAAATACATTAGCCAGATTCTCAAAATATCATTTTTCTGCTCCATTCTTTTTGTTTCAGCCACACACACATTCGCTCAAAATACCCAGGCAAAAGCGGCTAATGGGAAACAATTCATTGTGGATGCAGACATTCCATGGCAAGACCTGGGTGGTGGATTAAAACGTAAGATCATGTCCTACGATGAAACGATGATGATGGTAAAAATTGATTTCCAAAAAGGCGGAATCGGGACACCACACAAACATGTACATACCCAAATGAGCTACGTTGTCAGCGGCGTTTTTGAGGTTACGATTGGAGACAAAAAACAGGTTTTAAAACAAGGAGATGGCTATTATATTCCTTCCAACATCATGCACGGCGCAGTTTGTCTGGAACCCGGCGTTTTGATCGATATGTTTACGCCGATGCGTGAAGATTTTGTAAAATAA